In Thermococcus thioreducens, a genomic segment contains:
- a CDS encoding HAD family hydrolase: MIIAFDFDGTLADTYSCIEEAFVKALERRCPWLPFKGLWAKLLTKIENYFERPTFGSHKKKSKPPFFLRTQFFETWFEERAKLTKPLDDAPELLKRLKGEGHIVISFSAEDFIDGMKVRRLKEMGIYDLFDDVIVFGREMTIDEAFRKVRERYGDEIFVWVDDKPWRFIGHGDENTEYVWYYFPFSAKFVEKNRERLALIPHLHVIRDLWSIFDVIERIRQERSP; this comes from the coding sequence ATGATAATAGCCTTCGACTTCGATGGGACACTGGCCGACACATACTCGTGCATAGAGGAGGCATTTGTGAAAGCTTTGGAGAGACGCTGTCCATGGCTGCCCTTCAAGGGGCTCTGGGCCAAGTTGCTCACCAAAATTGAGAACTACTTTGAGAGGCCGACCTTTGGAAGCCATAAGAAGAAGTCAAAGCCCCCCTTCTTCCTGAGGACTCAGTTCTTTGAGACCTGGTTTGAGGAGAGAGCAAAGCTAACCAAACCACTCGATGATGCCCCCGAACTTCTCAAACGGCTCAAAGGGGAGGGCCACATAGTAATTTCCTTCTCGGCCGAGGACTTCATAGACGGTATGAAGGTTAGAAGGCTTAAGGAGATGGGCATCTACGACCTTTTCGACGACGTTATAGTTTTCGGACGCGAGATGACGATAGACGAGGCCTTCAGGAAGGTTCGGGAGAGGTACGGGGACGAGATATTTGTATGGGTTGACGACAAGCCCTGGCGATTCATAGGGCACGGCGACGAAAACACCGAATACGTCTGGTACTACTTCCCCTTCAGTGCCAAGTTCGTTGAGAAGAACCGCGAGAGGCTAGCCTTAATACCGCACCTCCATGTGATACGCGACCTGTGGAGCATATTCGACGTGATAGAGAGAATAAGACAGGAACGCTCACCCTGA
- a CDS encoding metallophosphoesterase gives MRPTPLPGKALKLGNTLVIADLHLGYEVSMAREGFYLPRVFREVVGRLKSLIEREKPRVLVVDGDLKHSFVPEWREREELKAFVGEVLPLVSELVLVRGNHDVGTLWLRELGVEVVDELELGSWKLVHGHKLVEGERFIIGHEHPAIRLRDEVGALVKVPTFLMGEELIVLPAFSPWAYGNDVLREIVSPFLREYDLSDAKVLVPLEDELLDFGRLGDLGRVLSSL, from the coding sequence ATGAGGCCCACACCGCTTCCGGGAAAGGCACTGAAACTCGGAAATACCCTGGTCATAGCCGACCTTCATCTGGGCTACGAGGTCAGCATGGCAAGGGAGGGCTTTTATCTTCCCCGGGTGTTCAGAGAGGTCGTTGGGAGGCTGAAATCTCTCATAGAGCGAGAAAAACCGAGGGTTCTTGTTGTGGACGGCGATCTGAAGCACTCCTTTGTGCCCGAATGGAGGGAGAGAGAAGAGCTGAAGGCGTTCGTTGGGGAGGTACTGCCTCTGGTAAGTGAACTTGTCTTGGTGAGAGGAAACCACGACGTCGGAACTCTCTGGCTCAGGGAACTGGGTGTTGAGGTCGTTGATGAACTTGAATTGGGAAGTTGGAAGCTAGTCCACGGCCATAAACTCGTCGAGGGGGAGCGCTTCATCATAGGGCATGAACACCCGGCAATACGGCTCCGGGATGAGGTGGGGGCGCTGGTTAAGGTTCCCACCTTTCTGATGGGTGAGGAGCTTATAGTACTTCCCGCATTCAGCCCCTGGGCGTATGGAAACGATGTGCTCAGGGAGATAGTCTCACCTTTCCTCCGCGAGTATGACCTGTCTGATGCCAAGGTTCTTGTTCCTCTGGAGGACGAACTCCTGGACTTCGGCCGGCTGGGTGATCTGGGCAGGGTTTTGAGTTCACTTTGA